In Microbacterium terrisoli, the genomic stretch CACCTCCGCGGACTGAGTCCGCGCGGCCTGAGCCTCACGCGAGCTCGGCGATGATCGGATGGATCGCGGCGTCGAACGCCACGACATCCTGACGCAGTCCGTCGGTCACGGCGACCGTCAGCGCCCCGATCCACCACACGCCGCGCTGCGTCAGCGGCAGCACCTGCACGTTCAGCTCGAACGAGTGCGCACGGCGGCCCACCTGCCGTTCATGCTCGGCGATCGCGCTCGCATACGCCCGATACGACGTGCCCGGCTTGGCTGCGGCATCCTTCGAATACCGCGCGTGCATGCTCTGCGACAGGGCCATCGCTTCGGTCTCGAAGGGGGCGATCGCGTGCCGCAACTCGCCGAACCCGCGAACCGGCAGGGCAATCAGCCGAGCGAACCCGTCGACGAGTTCGAGCGGCACCTTCGACGGGTGGGCCTGCGGCTCGACGGTGAGGTCCCAGTAGGCGCTCCACTGCTCTTCGAGGGCATCCTGCAGGTCGCGTGAGCGGTCGCTGGTGCGGGGCGGGATGCCGCGCAGCG encodes the following:
- a CDS encoding zinc-binding alcohol dehydrogenase, which produces MGAAGSPEWTIREDAGQPVLLALCLRQLLGIRSPAELPSLRGIPPRTSDRSRDLQDALEEQWSAYWDLTVEPQAHPSKVPLELVDGFARLIALPVRGFGELRHAIAPFETEAMALSQSMHARYSKDAAAKPGTSYRAYASAIAEHERQVGRRAHSFELNVQVLPLTQRGVWWIGALTVAVTDGLRQDVVAFDAAIHPIIAELA